A single Terriglobia bacterium DNA region contains:
- a CDS encoding ATP-binding protein, translating to MDTPRLCPVCDDTGWKTIGAGRDRRVTRCDCRRQERNQKLLAQARIPRRYEHCELSNFEIMNGHSQPSLSSALMAAQRFVAGYPVEKAGLLITGTIGVGKTHLSVGILKELVVAKGIPCLFYDYRELLKEIQNSYNATVAVTEMQVLRPIFDTEVLVLDELGAVKPTEWVWDTVSHILNTRYNHERTTIITTNFEDLPPSKGDLDDGERARTFRASRKETLGDRIGERMRSRLHEMCKVVKMEGEDFRTKYRSASFR from the coding sequence ATGGACACGCCCAGGCTGTGCCCGGTGTGCGACGACACCGGCTGGAAGACCATCGGCGCGGGCCGCGATCGCCGCGTCACCCGTTGCGACTGCCGCCGCCAGGAACGCAATCAGAAATTGCTCGCGCAGGCCCGCATCCCCCGGCGCTACGAACACTGCGAACTCTCCAACTTCGAAATCATGAACGGCCACTCGCAGCCGTCGCTCTCCTCGGCGCTGATGGCGGCGCAACGTTTCGTTGCCGGATACCCCGTCGAGAAGGCCGGCCTGTTGATCACCGGCACCATCGGCGTCGGCAAGACCCACCTCTCGGTCGGGATCCTGAAAGAGCTGGTCGTCGCCAAAGGCATTCCCTGCCTGTTCTACGACTACCGCGAGCTGCTCAAGGAAATCCAGAATTCCTACAACGCCACCGTCGCCGTCACCGAGATGCAGGTCCTGCGCCCCATCTTCGATACCGAGGTGCTCGTGCTCGACGAACTCGGCGCCGTCAAGCCCACCGAATGGGTGTGGGACACCGTCAGCCACATTCTCAACACCCGCTACAACCACGAGCGCACCACCATCATCACCACCAACTTCGAAGACCTTCCGCCCTCCAAGGGTGATCTCGACGATGGCGAGCGCGCCCGCACGTTTCGCGCCTCCCGCAAGGAAACCCTCGGCGACCGCATCGGCGAGCGCATGCGTTCCCGCCTCCACGAAATGTGCAAGGTGGTGAAAATGGAGGGCGAGGACTTCCGCACCAAGTACCGCAGCGCCAGCTTCCGCTAG
- the tldD gene encoding metalloprotease TldD — MTMRNGHYFFHRYGIAETDLQRYLAAALNAGGEYADLYFEYHTTTSILVDESLVKSATQGISAGCGVRVVSGERTGYAYTDDLAPEKILRAARTAALIASGPAKEPEVGLKENRGRDLYPVALPSVNSDIHEKLDLVMRADRAARACDPRIKEVRASYADELRRILVIGSDGTFAEDSQPLARMSVFCLARNNGQSSKGTSGGGGRVSLEFFRNEKTPEHFAEQAARQALIQLDAREAPAGEMEVVLGPGWPGILLHEAIGHGLEADFNRKGTSAFTGRLGTRVASEKCTVVDNGTVPNRRGSLNVDDEGNTTQETVLIEKGILKGYLSDKLSSRLMGIANTGNGRRESYEHIPMPRMTNTYMLSGTDAPEDIIRSVKRGVFAANFGGGQVDITNGKFVFSASEAYLIEDGHVTAPLKNCTLIGNGPDVLTRVSMVGNDLQLDEGVGTCGKDGQSVPVGVGIPTLKVDRITVGGTGS, encoded by the coding sequence ATGACCATGCGCAACGGCCATTATTTCTTTCATCGTTACGGCATCGCCGAGACTGATCTGCAGCGCTATCTGGCGGCTGCGCTGAACGCGGGCGGCGAGTACGCCGACCTTTACTTCGAGTACCACACCACCACTTCCATCCTGGTGGACGAATCCCTGGTGAAGTCGGCGACGCAGGGCATCTCCGCCGGTTGCGGCGTGCGCGTCGTCTCCGGCGAGCGCACCGGTTACGCCTACACCGACGACCTCGCGCCGGAAAAGATCCTGCGCGCCGCGCGCACCGCCGCGCTCATTGCCAGCGGTCCCGCCAAAGAGCCGGAAGTCGGCCTCAAGGAGAACCGCGGGCGCGATCTTTACCCCGTCGCGCTCCCCTCGGTCAACTCCGACATTCACGAGAAGCTCGATCTGGTGATGCGCGCCGACCGTGCGGCGCGCGCCTGCGATCCGCGCATCAAGGAAGTGCGCGCCAGCTACGCCGACGAACTGCGCCGCATTCTGGTCATCGGCTCCGACGGCACCTTTGCCGAAGATTCGCAGCCGCTAGCCCGCATGAGCGTGTTCTGCCTCGCCCGCAACAACGGGCAGTCCTCCAAAGGCACTTCCGGCGGCGGCGGACGCGTGTCGCTGGAATTCTTCCGCAACGAGAAAACTCCCGAGCATTTCGCCGAACAGGCCGCGCGCCAGGCCCTCATTCAACTCGACGCGCGCGAAGCTCCTGCCGGCGAAATGGAAGTGGTGCTCGGTCCCGGATGGCCGGGAATCCTGCTGCACGAGGCCATCGGCCACGGCCTGGAAGCCGACTTCAACCGTAAAGGCACGTCGGCATTTACCGGACGGCTGGGCACCCGCGTCGCCAGCGAGAAATGCACCGTGGTGGATAACGGCACCGTCCCCAACCGCCGCGGCTCGCTCAACGTGGACGACGAAGGCAACACCACCCAGGAAACCGTGCTGATCGAGAAGGGCATTCTCAAGGGCTACCTCAGCGACAAGCTGTCGTCGCGCCTGATGGGCATCGCCAATACCGGCAATGGCCGCCGCGAAAGCTACGAGCACATTCCCATGCCGCGCATGACGAATACCTACATGCTCAGCGGCACCGACGCGCCCGAAGACATCATCCGCTCGGTGAAGCGCGGCGTCTTTGCCGCCAACTTCGGCGGCGGGCAGGTGGACATCACCAACGGCAAGTTCGTCTTCTCCGCTTCGGAGGCCTACCTGATCGAGGACGGCCATGTGACCGCGCCGCTGAAGAACTGCACCCTCATCGGCAATGGTCCCGACGTGCTCACCCGCGTCTCCATGGTGGGCAACGACCTCCAGCTCGACGAAGGCGTCGGCACCTGCGGC